GCCGCCCGATATGACGGCAAGATCCCGGAAAACAGTTTTCTGGGATCGCATGTCGAAAAGGCGAAGGCTGCCGGTATCTTCTGACCGGCAGCCCTGTGCAGCCTCAGCCGTGTTTCGGGTCTTTCGCGAAACGCAGATAGGGCAGTTTCTTGTCCAGCTTGCCGTATTTTTCTTCGGCTGCGGCATCGTCCAGAGACAGGGCGACGATCACATCCTGACCGGGAACCCAGTTCGCCGGGGTGGCCAGCGGCGCGCCGTCGGTTTCCTGCACCGCATCCAGCGCCCGGATGATCTCGGCGAAGTTGCGGCCGACCGACATCGGATAGGTCATGGTCAGCCGGACTTTCTTGTCGGGGCCGATGATGAAGACGGTACGGACGGTTGCCGAATGCTGCGGCGTGCGGCCTTCTGTCGGCAGATAGTAATCTGCGGGCAGCATGTCATAAGCCTTCGCGACGTTCAGTTCCGTGTCGTCGATAATGGCGAAATTGGCGGGGACACCTGCGACTTTCTCGATATCGGCTTTCCATTTGCCGTGATCCTCGACCGAGTCGACCGAGACGCCCAGCACCTTGGTATTGCGCTTCTCGAAATCCGGGACGAGTTGTGCGACCGCGCCGAATTCGGTCGTGCAAACGGGGGTGAAGTCACGCGGATGTGAAAACAGAACGACATAGCCGTCCCCGGCCCAGTCGTGGAAACTGATTTCACCCTCGGTCGAGTTCGCCGTGAAATCCGGAGCGGTATCGTTGATGCGCAGGCTCATGAGTGGTCCTTTCGGTTGCTCTTAACGGCAACATAGGCTCCAGACCCATTGATTTCGGGCTGTTTGCGTGATTCAGGCTCTGCAAGGAGACCTGATTTATGAGCAACCTTTTCTGGCTGACTGACGCGCAGATGGAGCGTCTGAAACCCTATTTCCCGAAATCCCACGGCAAGCCACGCGTTGACGACCGGCGTGTGCTGAGCGGCATAATATTCATCAATCGTAATGGCTTGCGATGGTGCGACGCGCCGACGGACTACGGCCCCGCCAAGACGCTCTACAACCGCTGGAAGCGCTGGAGCGAGAACGGGACCTTCGCCCGGATCATGGTGGGCCTCGCCGCCGAGAGTGCCGAACACAATACGATCATGATCGACGCGACCTATCTGAAAGCGCACCGCACGGCCTCGAGCCTGCGGGTCAAAAAAGGGGGCGCGGGCGCCAGATCGGGCGAACGAAAGGCGGCATGAACACGAAACTGCACGCCGTCACCGACGCGAAGGGCCGGCCGATAGGGTTCTTCATGTCCGCCGGACAAGTCAGTGATTACACCGGGGCAGCGGCACTTCTGAACAGCCTGCCGGAGGCGGATTGGCTGCTGGCCGATCGGGGCTATGATGCCGACTGGTTCAGAGATGCCTTGAAAAACAAGGGGATAAAGGTTTGCATCCCGGGTCGGAAGTCGCGCAAGAAACCCGTCAAATACGACAAGCGGCGCTACAAACGCCGCAACCGCATCGAAATCATGTTCGGCCGACTCAAGGATTGGAGGCGCGTCGCCACCCGATACGACCGTTGCCCCGAGACCTTCTTCTCTGCAATCCTGCTCGCCGCGACCGTCATCTTCTGGTTATGATCAAGAACGAGTCCTGAGCCTAGGCAGTACAGGCCAATATCCAAGCCTATTCCGCAGGTAACTGCCGGTCGGGGGTCCGTGGCGCTGTGCAAGCTTGCGTGGCAGCCCCGCAAATGCGAGCATTTTGCACAGATATGGAGGATTCTCATGAGCGAGCTTCTGAATAAGCGGCAATTCTACATTGACGGAAAATGGGTGGACCCGGCGGCGCCGAACGATCTTGAGGTGATCGACCCGTCGACCGAAGACGCTGTGGCGGTGATCTCGCTTGGTGCTCAGGCGGATACCGATGCGGCGGTCGCGGCGGCTAAGCGGGCCTTCCCGGACTGGTCGGCG
This sequence is a window from Paracoccus aerodenitrificans. Protein-coding genes within it:
- a CDS encoding peroxiredoxin, yielding MSLRINDTAPDFTANSTEGEISFHDWAGDGYVVLFSHPRDFTPVCTTEFGAVAQLVPDFEKRNTKVLGVSVDSVEDHGKWKADIEKVAGVPANFAIIDDTELNVAKAYDMLPADYYLPTEGRTPQHSATVRTVFIIGPDKKVRLTMTYPMSVGRNFAEIIRALDAVQETDGAPLATPANWVPGQDVIVALSLDDAAAEEKYGKLDKKLPYLRFAKDPKHG
- a CDS encoding IS5 family transposase (programmed frameshift) — encoded protein: MSNLFWLTDAQMERLKPYFPKSHGKPRVDDRRVLSGIIFINRNGLRWCDAPTDYGPAKTLYNRWKRWSENGTFARIMVGLAAESAEHNTIMIDATYLKAHRTASSLRVKKGGGGRQIGRTKGGMNTKLHAVTDAKGRPIGFFMSAGQVSDYTGAAALLNSLPEADWLLADRGYDADWFRDALKNKGIKVCIPGRKSRKKPVKYDKRRYKRRNRIEIMFGRLKDWRRVATRYDRCPETFFSAILLAATVIFWL